The nucleotide sequence TGGAAGAGGCGCAGATTTCTTGTATCAAGATGAGCATGTGATGATGAAAGGCAGAGAAGTATTTAAGTTTGCTGTTCGGCAAATGGGAGAGTCTGCAATAAGTGTTATCGAAAAAGCTGGCCTAACAAAAGAAGATGTTAATTTCTTAATTCCACATCAGGCAAACATTCGGATTATGGAAGCTGCGAGACAACGATTAGAACTACCAGAAGAAAAGATGGCTAAAACCGTAACAAAGTATGGAAATACCTCATCTTCCTCCATTCCGATTGGACTTGTAGAAGAACTTGAGAATGGTAAGATAAAGGATGACGATGTACTTGTAATGGTCGGATTTGGTGGCGGCTTAACATGGGGTGCGATTGTATTAAGATGGGGCAGGTAATTTCGTAAAACACCTTGAAGTAAATACATTAAAGAATAGATAACAAAGGAGCGTACAGATTATGGAAAAGAAACGTGTAGTTGTAACTGGTTTAGGGGCAGTGACATCACTTGGGCTTGATGTTGAAACAACTTGGAAGCGCATTATTAATGGGGAGTCAGGCATCGGAATGCTAACGAGAGTAAAAGCTGAAGATTTCCCTGCAAACGTAGCAGCAGAGGTTACAGATTTTGACCCGACAGCATACATGGACCGCAAAGAAGCTCGTAAAATAGACCGCTTTACGCAATTTGCAATGGCAGCATCTTTTGAAGCTGTTAAAGATGCAAACCTTGATATTAATGATGAGATTGCACCACGTACAGGTGTATGGATTGGTTCAGGAATTGGCGGAATGGAAACACATGAACAGCAATTTAAAATTTTCCAAGAAAAAGGCTATCGTCGAGTAAGTCCTTTCTTCGTACCAATGATGATTCCAGATATGGCCGCAGGACAAGTTTCCATCGCATTAGGTGCAAAAGGAATTAACTCTTGTACGGTTACGGCTTGTGCATCTGGAGCGAACTCAATTGGTGATGCCTTTAAGGTTATCCAGCGCGGGGATGCTGATGTGATGATTACAGGCGGTACAGAAGCGCCGATCACGTCTATGGCAGTGGCAGGCTTTAGTACAGCGCGTGCTTTGACTTTTAATGATGATCCAGCAAAAGCAAGCCGTCCATTTGATAAAAACCGTGACGGATTTGTAATGGGTGAAGGCGCAGGAATCATTGTTCTTGAATCATTAGAACACGCACAAAAACGCGGTGCGAAAATTTATGCTGAAATTGTTGGATACGGGGCTACAGGTGATGCTTATCATATTACAGCACCAGCTCCAGGTGGTGAAGGCGGCGTTCGTGCGATGAAGCAAGCGATTGAAGATGCAGGCCTTTCTCCTGAAAACATTGATTATATGAATGCTCACGGTACAAGTACGGAATATAACGATAAATATGAAACAATGGCTGTTAAAGAAGTGTTTGGTTCATATGCAGAAAAACTTGCGATTAGCTCAACAAAATCAATGACAGGCCACTTACTTGGTGCTGCAGGCGGTATTGAGGCGATTTTCTCTGTAAAAGCTATTACAGATTCAATTCTTCCGCCAACAATTAACTACGAAACACCAGATCCTGATTGCGATCTTGATTACGTGCCAAATGAAGCGCGTCAGAAAGAAGTAAATGCTGTTCTTAGTAACTCCCTTGGCTTCGGTGGCCACAACGCTACACTTGTCTTTAAGAAGTTTATGGACTAAATTAAAAAAACCGCTTCTCCATATTTAGGAAGCGGTTTTTTGCATATTTAGCTATTTGATTCGCTGTCTTCGTCATCTTTTTTGGCAGCTGTTTTTTCATCTGTTTTATCGTCATTGAAGAACTCTTGAAGTGCTTCTGCGTTTTGTTCTTTATCTAGTGTAAGCACTGAACCTGCATGTCCTACGTATGAATCCCCGAATGAGCCATCCACTGGGACACGCATTGTGTCAATGTTTTCTGGTGTATTTAAGAAAAAGTCTTTTCCAAGACCTAGCATTGCAGTCT is from Bacillus tianshenii and encodes:
- the fabF gene encoding beta-ketoacyl-ACP synthase II gives rise to the protein MEKKRVVVTGLGAVTSLGLDVETTWKRIINGESGIGMLTRVKAEDFPANVAAEVTDFDPTAYMDRKEARKIDRFTQFAMAASFEAVKDANLDINDEIAPRTGVWIGSGIGGMETHEQQFKIFQEKGYRRVSPFFVPMMIPDMAAGQVSIALGAKGINSCTVTACASGANSIGDAFKVIQRGDADVMITGGTEAPITSMAVAGFSTARALTFNDDPAKASRPFDKNRDGFVMGEGAGIIVLESLEHAQKRGAKIYAEIVGYGATGDAYHITAPAPGGEGGVRAMKQAIEDAGLSPENIDYMNAHGTSTEYNDKYETMAVKEVFGSYAEKLAISSTKSMTGHLLGAAGGIEAIFSVKAITDSILPPTINYETPDPDCDLDYVPNEARQKEVNAVLSNSLGFGGHNATLVFKKFMD